From the Lathyrus oleraceus cultivar Zhongwan6 chromosome 4, CAAS_Psat_ZW6_1.0, whole genome shotgun sequence genome, one window contains:
- the LOC127137077 gene encoding vegetative cell wall protein gp1-like: protein MYFPRKTSSKKEKLGETSGSRPPVPLTDSPSKSLPPCRFVNLKQIASSLPQTTHIYTQYENPPSTIKPSNTPTSNPTSSPLEKFNHSTTTLPVSIAEMLNKTTSPSSSTPSSPPYYVLSSDSEPSDPPIPYTSLTSEATTPPPEQQNPPPSEQPQTPPSEQPQIPPPEQPANTPSEQPTTPPSEKVIIPTSPTPADTAQTPPTSPSPNPEPEPAFPTLEEAITLFVESLVEKIKSLSVNSGINDDPSAVRIH from the exons atgtactttccaagaaaaactagctcaAAGAAGGAAAAATTGGGAGAAACTTCTGGTTCAAGACCTCCGGTCCCTCTGACTGATTCACCAAGTAAGTCTCTGCCTCCTTGTCGCTTTGTCAATTTAAAGCAaattgcttcttctcttccccaaaccacTCATATCTACACCCAATATGAAAACCCACCTTCTACCATTAAACCCTCTAACACTCCAACCTCTAATCCAACATCTTCCCCACTTGAAAAATTCAATCACTCCACCACTACCTTACCCGTTTCTATAGCAGAAATGCTGAACAAAACCACCTCACCCTCATCTTCTACACCTTCATCTCCACCTTACTACGTCTTATCATCAGACTCAGAACCCTCTGACCCCCCAATCCCCTACACTAGCCTAACTTCAG AAGCCACCACTCCACCTCCTGAACAACAAAATCCACCACCATCTGAACAACCACAAACACCACCTTCTGAACAACCTCAAATACCGCCTCCTGAACAACCAGCAAATACACCATCTGAACAACCTACAACACCACCCTCTGAGAAAGTTATCATCCCTACCTCTCCAACTCCCGCTGACACTGCCCAAACACCACCAACATCTCCATCCCCTAACCCAGAACCAGAACCTGCCTTCCCCACCTTAGAAGAAGCAATTACTTTATTTGTTGAGTCTTTAGTGGAAAAGATCAAGTCTCTGTCTGTAAACTCTGGCATCAATGATGATCCTTCTGCAGTGAGGATTCACTAG